The genomic window TAGATAAAAGATTAACATTACCAACCAGAAcacatatatcttttttggTTACAGCAACTGATGTTATACATTCGTGGTCAATACCAAGTCTAGGAATAAAAGCCGATGCAGTACCAGGGCGAttacataaaattacaaCATTCATATTAAGAGAAGGAGTATATTATGGTCAGTGTTCAGAAATGTGTGGGACTCTACATGGTTTTATGCCTATTGTTATTGAAGCAGTGTCTCCTGAGGCATATGCCGCGCATGCCAAGAAATACTACAAGGAGTAGTTGCCAGGGTGTGAGTATACACAATGAGTTACTataatgtgtatatttatgattacacatatgtgtatatatttatgattacacatatgtgtatatatttatgattacacatatgtgtatatatttatgcttatacgtatgtgtatatatttatgcttacacgtatgtgtatatatttatgcttacacatatgtgtatatatttatgcttacacatatgtgtatatatttatgcttacacatatgtgtatatatttatgcttacacatatgtgtatatatttatgcttacacatatgtgtatatatttatgcttacacatatgtgtatatatttatgcttacacgtatgtgtatatatttatgcttacacatatgtgtatatatttatgcttacacgtatgtgtatatatgtgcttatatatgtgtgtatacatatgtgtacatgtatatgtatgcacacgCACT from Plasmodium malariae genome assembly, chromosome: 13 includes these protein-coding regions:
- the PmUG01_13029200 gene encoding cytochrome c oxidase subunit 2, putative, producing MYILKRLFGFNNRVAFNENKLLLKNLNENENLKVQNVRAEDYPIPEKYLDDPEKIPKYYVFQSNMVTDEDLQPGMLRQLEVDKRLTLPTRTHISFLVTATDVIHSWSIPSLGIKADAVPGRLHKITTFILREGVYYGQCSEMCGTLHGFMPIVIEAVSPEAYAAHAKKYYKE